In a genomic window of Pseudodesulfovibrio senegalensis:
- a CDS encoding cysteine hydrolase family protein — protein sequence MKELTEPDMGACALVIVDMQNDFVRPEGSMVTQGAEAMLPDLVALANRFRERGLPVVHVVRLYEQDGSNADLCRRERLAAGERLVVPGTWGASVAEGLLPRGARQDEELLLAGRPQPLGEREFLLYKPRWSAFFGTRLHGLLQDLGVGSVAVAGTWYPNCIHATIYDAAALDYRVLAVRDCIAGITEKDCVDLGRVCVRVAGSGGLFQ from the coding sequence ATGAAGGAATTGACCGAGCCGGACATGGGTGCCTGCGCGTTGGTTATCGTGGATATGCAGAATGATTTCGTGCGCCCGGAGGGGAGCATGGTCACGCAGGGGGCCGAGGCCATGCTCCCGGACCTGGTGGCGTTGGCAAACCGCTTTCGCGAACGCGGTCTGCCCGTGGTTCATGTGGTGCGGCTGTATGAACAGGACGGCTCCAATGCGGACCTGTGCCGCAGGGAGCGGCTGGCAGCGGGCGAGCGGCTTGTGGTGCCGGGCACATGGGGCGCGAGCGTGGCCGAGGGCCTGTTGCCGCGAGGCGCAAGGCAGGATGAGGAATTGCTGCTGGCCGGGCGTCCCCAGCCGCTGGGTGAGCGAGAGTTTCTTTTGTACAAGCCGCGCTGGAGCGCGTTTTTCGGAACCCGGCTGCACGGTCTGTTGCAGGATTTGGGGGTGGGCAGCGTGGCCGTGGCCGGCACATGGTATCCCAACTGCATCCACGCCACCATCTATGACGCGGCCGCGCTGGATTATCGTGTGCTTGCGGTGCGCGACTGCATTGCGGGCATCACGGAAAAGGATTGCGTGGACCTCGGGCGCGTGTGTGTGCGTGTGGCCGGATCGGGCGGGTTATTCCAGTAG
- a CDS encoding glycosyltransferase, which translates to MNTPMRILFLVRSLDPGGAEAQLVTLANGLAARGHAVAVAVFYGGGALEERLHGVHCFDLQKKSRADMAGFSFRLVRCIRRFRPQIMHGYLGTANLFTSLMRPLFPTMKTVWGLRTSDMQQEGRGPVAALHACVERGLCRTPHMIIANSYEGMKQAFAAGYPADRLHVIPNGIDMKRFRPDPEAGLRARARWGLSPDHVGPVIGMAARIVPIKDHATFLRAASLLVRTHPDCTFVCMGRGTLAARQPLLNMTRQLGLEKHVIWRDQETMPEAFNGLDVFCLSSLQGEGFPNVLGEAMACDVPCVATNSGDSARVLGNTGTVTEPGRGQALADALITALDAPPTGMRRHMLKNFSAQRMVRRSEKTLASLLE; encoded by the coding sequence GTGAACACCCCCATGCGCATTCTCTTTTTGGTGCGCTCCTTGGACCCCGGCGGGGCCGAGGCGCAGCTGGTGACGCTGGCCAACGGTCTTGCAGCACGCGGACATGCCGTTGCCGTTGCCGTGTTCTATGGAGGCGGCGCACTGGAGGAACGCCTGCACGGCGTGCATTGCTTCGACCTCCAAAAAAAGAGCCGCGCGGACATGGCCGGGTTTTCCTTTCGACTCGTCCGCTGCATCCGCAGATTCCGGCCGCAGATCATGCACGGCTATCTGGGCACGGCCAATCTGTTCACCTCGCTCATGCGCCCCCTGTTCCCGACAATGAAAACCGTATGGGGATTGCGCACCTCGGACATGCAGCAAGAGGGGCGCGGACCCGTGGCCGCGCTGCATGCATGCGTGGAACGCGGGCTCTGCCGCACCCCGCACATGATCATCGCCAATTCATATGAAGGCATGAAACAGGCCTTTGCCGCCGGATATCCCGCAGACAGGCTGCACGTAATTCCCAACGGCATCGACATGAAACGCTTTCGTCCGGACCCGGAAGCCGGACTGCGCGCCCGCGCCCGCTGGGGGCTGTCACCGGACCATGTCGGTCCGGTCATCGGCATGGCCGCGCGCATCGTCCCGATCAAGGACCACGCCACGTTCCTGCGCGCCGCCTCACTGCTGGTGCGCACGCACCCGGACTGCACATTCGTGTGCATGGGCAGGGGCACACTGGCCGCGCGCCAGCCGCTCTTGAACATGACCCGGCAACTGGGACTGGAAAAACACGTGATCTGGCGGGATCAGGAAACCATGCCCGAAGCCTTCAACGGGCTGGACGTCTTCTGCCTCAGCTCCCTGCAAGGCGAAGGATTTCCCAATGTGCTGGGCGAGGCCATGGCTTGCGACGTGCCCTGCGTGGCCACGAATTCCGGGGACAGCGCACGCGTGCTCGGCAACACCGGAACGGTCACCGAGCCGGGCCGAGGCCAGGCGCTCGCCGATGCGCTGATCACGGCACTGGACGCACCGCCCACGGGAATGCGCAGGCACATGCTCAAGAATTTCAGCGCACAACGAATGGTGCGCCGCAGCGAAAAAACGCTGGCAAGCCTACTGGAATAA